The genomic stretch GTCTGGCTGAGCTCCCATAGACTGGCTACCAGTCTGGTTGAGCCACCAAAGCCCGGCTACCAGTCTGGTTGAGCTAGAATTCCATTTCTTGTCAGAacacaaggagtggaatgtaagCACAAAAACAGGTTCTGGATTTCAGGCTAGGACAACCATCAGTCAGTGGAGGAAAAGCTAGCAGATAatcagagatcctattaaattactagaggtTATATGTCATAAAACCCTCAAAGTTCAAAAACAGGGCcaaatggcagccatcttggtaATGGAGAAATCCAAAACGAGtcaattggaatgaatggcagtagaggtGATGCATTCCCTGTTTTTACTAATGCAGGAAAACAAAAGTAAAGCATGTGATGTATCAGAAATGTTGCAAAGGAAATAATGTCACCCACAAATATTGTTGAATAATTATAAAAATAGTTTATATGGGTTATATACCAATTttctgtataaatagcctctaaaatatatgcaggaaatcacggactacaaaaagaaatccagacacgtcacggacaccgacgtcacgcttccagacaaactaaacaccttctttgcccactttgaggataattcAATGCCACCGTCGCGGCCCGCTAACAAGTActgcaccccccccaccccccctctccttctcagtggctgacgtgagaaaaacatttaaacgtgttaaccctcgcaaggctgctggcccagacagcatccctagccgtgtcctcagagcatgcgcagaccagctggccggtgtgtttacggacatattcaatctctctccctatcccagtctgctgttcccacatgcctCAAGATGtcaaccattgttcctgtactgtactgaagcctgaaatgtggcaaaaggtcgcaaagttcaagggggccgaatactttcgcaaggcactgtacattgatgTTTTGCTGTGTCGGTAAGTCAGTTCAAAACGCTTAACCATTTCACAGGTTCAAGGTTCAACTTGGCCCCTTTTCAACATGTAGAGAAAACCATCTCTGAAAAGGAAGTGCTTCACTTTTATCCCCCTTCGGCCTAGGCTAcatgacacacaaaaaaaaacagtgaaGTGATGTAAAACAGGAAATTAAATCACAGCAGGAAATAGAACACAAATGTATGTCTACATCTTTTTTTGgaagggtggggtggggggttgaATGTGGTTAATAGACTCAGGTGACAGACTCGACCACCCACTGACCTGGTCCCGGTTACTCGTTTGTAGTTGTTCTTGGAGTAGACGGCCAGAATGCTGACGCCAGAGCCGATGTTGACCAGCAGTAGAGGGTAAGGGTTCTCCAGAGTGAAGGGTTTCTGGACACAGTGTTCAGGGTCTGTAGGGTTCTCATAGTAGTAACACTCTGAAGGATTGGACACCACTGAGTCTATGTAGAGTACACCCCGTATCAGACAGTCCAGCTCATCTAGCTTCAGCAGCTGGAGGTCAGCCatctgaggggagaggagaggaggtcagccatctgaggagaggacaggaggtcagccatctgaggagaggacaggaggtcagccatctgaggagaggacaggaggtcagccatctgaggagaggagagaggagagaaggtcagccattgaggagaagagaggaggtcaGCCatctgaggagagaagagaggagagaaggtcagccattgaggagaagagaggacagaaggtcagccattgaagagaagagagaggacaggaggtcagccatctgaggagaagagagaggacaggaggtcagccatctgaggagaagagagaggacaggaggtcagccatctgaggagagaagagaggagaggaggttagccatctgaggagaagagaggaggtcagccatctgaggagaagagaggagaggaggtcagccatctgaggagaagagagaggacaggaggtcagccatctgaggagaagagaggagaggaggtcagccatctgaggagaagagagaggacaggaggtcagccatctgaggagaagagagaggacaggaggtcagccatctgaggagaagagaggagaggaggtcagccatctgaggagaagagagaggacaggaggtcagccatctgaggagaagagagaggacaggaggtcagccatctgaggagaagagagaggacaggaggtcagccatctgaggagaagagagaggacaggaggtcagccatctgaggagaagagagaggacaggaggtcagccatctgaggagaagagagaggacaggaggtcagccatctgaggagagaggacaggaggtcagCCATCTGAGAACGGGAAGTTATTTTCCTCAATTCACCATATAACAGCATTTAAAAAATAGTTGAAATTGTCTAATACATTTACTGActatactaaacattaggaacaccttccccttttgccctcggaacagccttaattcgtcaggacatggactctacaaggtgtctaaagcgttccacagggattctggtccATGTCGACTCCAAGGCTTCCCACAGtcgtgtcaaattggctggatgtcctttgggtgggtggaccattcttgatacacacaggaaactgttgagtgaccACTCTGaggagctgcctccagaacaacattCAGGATGAGAAACGCTAGCCTGCTAGTGACCACTCTGaggagctgcctccagaacaacattCAGGATGAGAAACGCTAACCTGCTAGTGACCACTCTGaggagctgcctccagaacaacattCAGGATGAGAAACGCTAACCTGCTAGTGACCACTCTGaggagctgcctccagaacaacattCAGGATGAGAAACGCTAACCTGCTAGTGACCACTCTGaggagctgcctccagaacaacattCAGGATGAGAAACGCTAGCCTGCTAGTGACCACTCTGaggagctgcctccagaacaacattCAGGATGAGAAACGCTAACCTGCAAAACATTACAGTAACTAGGAAGGATGGTCGCTCTCTTTCCCGCTAAAATCTTTTCCCGGTTTACTGTACCCACCTGGCGGAAGTCAAACTCAAACTTGTAGGCACCCCCTCCGGTGGcacagagggtggtgtggaggCTGGAGAAGTGTTTGTTGCGTGCCATCTGTAGGAAGGCCGGCAGATCCTGGGTGGGGAAGCGGATGAAGTGGAGGTTCCCTGTGCGTCCGCATATCGTCAGGTCCTTCATCTCCAGGTGAACATCTCTGATCCCCGTCTTACCTAGCAGATTCACCGTCAGAAGGAATACTCGTCTTAGTCCATATTGTTTTTACCCAcacacccccccctcccttcagatacacacacacaccctcagataCAGATCCCATGAGCTTAGGGTTAATGAATGTTGCTGCACGGATATCGAGAAGGGTGCAACTGCAGACCGCAATTCAGGGCATTCAAGCATCTGGGCATTCTAGCATCTAACTACttctactggggggggggggttcctggGAATGACCACATGACGGAACGCCCACGAATTGCGGTCTGCAGTTGCACCCTTCTCGATATCCGTGCAGCAACATTCATTAACCCTAAACTCCACCTTGCCGGAAAGGGGGATTGAAAAAGTGACCTTTCTTAGACGCTAGGCTACCAGGATTTGGGATTTTCGTTGAGGTTTGCGTCATATAGAAATGGTAAATATAGCTTTActgcgttagctagctagctagctagttagtagtGCATAAGTAAACAACCTTCTCAAAGACAATAAgttaactagcaagctagctataTGCCTTGCCCTTACTAGCAGGCTAGCTATATGCCTTGCCCTTACTAGCAGGCTAGCTGTATGCCTTGCCCGTACTAGCAGGCTAGCTATATGCCTTGCCCTTACTAGCAGGCTAGCTATATGCCTTGCCCGTACTAGCAGGCTAGCTATATGCCTTGCCCTTACTAGCAGGCTAGCTATATGCCTTGCCCTTACTAGCAGGCTAGCTATATGCCTTGCCCTTACTAGCAGGCTAGCTGTATGCCTTGCCCGTACTAGCAGGCTAGCTATATGCCTTGCCCTTACTAGCAGGCTAGCTGTATGCCTTGCCCTTACTAGCAGGCTAGCTATATGCCTTGCCCTTACTAGCAGGCTAGCTATATGCCTTGCCCTTGCGCTAACTAGCAAGATAGCTATATGCCTTGCCCTATCTAGCTATATGCCTTGTCCTTACTAGCAACAACTATTTTATCTAGAAACACATCCTATTATTAAACTTTTTGATTAAGACTCATTGTTGGATCTTATCTTCTTTCAACCACGAGGGTGCAAAAGAGGAGGCAACCTTCAGAGAGAGGACTCCGATCCATTGCCAAACAGGGTGAGGATCCATTACCAAACAGGGAGAGGATCCATTACCAAACAGGGAGAGGATCCATTACCAAACAGGGAGAGGATCCATTACCAAACAGGGAGATGATCCATTACCAAACAGGGAGAGGGATCCATTACCAAACAGGGAGAGGATCCATTACCAAACAGGGAGAGGATCCATTACCAAACAGGGAGAGGGATCCATTACCAAACAGGGAGAGGGATCCATTACCAAACAGGGAGAGGGATCCATTACCAAACAGGGAGAGGATCCATTACCAAACAGGGAGAGGATCCATTACCAAACAGGGAGAGGATCCATTACCAAACAGGGAGAGGATCCATTACCAAACAGGGAGAGGATCCATTACCAAACAGGGAGAGGATCCATTACCAAACAGGGAGAGGATCCATTGCCAAATTGCCAAACAGGGAGAGGATCCATTACCAAACAGGGAGAGTAAACATGGTCACCGAATGAAACCAGTGCCAGTTCATAGGCCCATAGTCATCAAGCGTCTTACAGTATGAGTTCTTATCAAGGATCAGGTCCCACCTGTTTGTAACGTGCTAAATATGAGCCCTGGTAATGTTCACTTCCTTCTCAACCCTATCCCGTAGCCCTCACATTCAAGTAGGAGGCATAACCCCTGCTGATTGGCCATCACTTAACAGGACATCATCTCTACGTTATGCTGGGTGGAGAGCCTCTGTGAGTGGCATGCAAGAACACAGTCATGTGTAGTTTTGATAGTGTATGCTAATTACCAATATCATACATGCTTCACATACCTCCAACCCTATGTAAAACAACTATTATATCTAGAAACACAGCAGCATTTTTCCACCCCCTTTTTAAACAACTATTATATCTAGAAACAGCAGTGTTCATATAACTGCTTTGTAGACGtcttcccgagtggcacagtgctCTGAAGCACTGCATCACTGGTGTTACGTCACTACAGCCCGGGGTTCGATCcggggctgtatcacaaccagccgtgaccgGGAGCCCCATAaggcggggcacaattggcccagcgtcgtccgggttaggggagggtttggccaggggcgGGCTTTACTTGGCTCGTCGCCCTCTAGCGACCCCTTGTGGCAGGCCGtgcacctgcaagctgactccGGTCATCAGttgacacattggtgctgctggcttccgggttatgcgcgcaggtgttaagaagcgcggttagGCGGGTtatgtttcgggggacgcatgactcgactttcgcctctcccgagctcgttggggagttgcagcgatgagacaagatagtacttgtccggtttaggggagggttcTTTAGGGTGGCTTCCATCCATCACCATCCCCATCCATGGCAGCCTCTCACTCATAATTGGAgttcatgaaattggggagaaaaagggggccaAAAATATAAAAACTGCTTTGTAAATGTTGAGCTGATATTTCCCATTGTAATTGTTCTTTAGGGTggcttccatccatccatcaccatccatccatccccaccCATGGCAGCCTCTCACTCAGCACCACCTTGTCGTCAGAGAACACTCATCCACATCCatccccacccatccatccatcaccatccatccccacccatccatccatccatccccacccatccatccatccatccccatcccatccatccatatccatccatccatccatccatcaccatccatccccacccatccatcaccatccatccatccccatcagtcaccatccatccatccccatccatccatccccatcagtcaccatccatccatccccatccccatccatccatccatccatccccatccatccccatccatcaccatccacatccatccatccccatccatccatccacatccatccccatccatccacatccatccccatccatcaccatccatccatccatccccattCATGGCAGCCTCTCACTCAGCACCACCTTGTCGTCAGTGAACACTCATCCCCAGTCTAAGTACTATACATGGAACATCTGTGTCTTCTGGAGCGTTACGGTACATTTTATAGTTATGCTCTGCTACAAACCGATGGAGAATCCTTTAACACTTACATCAAAGTTATAATGTTGCCACCTATAACATTTTATAATAGGTCACTGTTTTTAAATTAGGTTTGATTATGTTCAAATGACAGTTCAATCatttttaaaaacacattttcacttaAGTCATTacgggatattgtgtgtagagtttttatttttattttttttaatccatttgaattcaggctgtaacaacaaaatgtggaaaaaagtcaaggggtctgaagactTTCTGAGCTGTATAGAGAgccttcgtaaagtattcagaccccttgacttttccccacATTTGGCTacttcacagccttattctaaaatggatgacatttcggtctcatagcaaagggtctgaatagttacgtAAAATAAggtattgttttttaaatatttttaatacatttgcacacatttctaaaaacctgttttcactgtcattatggggtattgtgtgaagattagaggatttttaatttaatttttaaaatacattatcgaatggatatttttttaatttatttttttacatttccatATTGATtagtacaacccccccccctaaaaaaaaagTAGCCTATGCCTGAAGGGCAGAATCaggattatttgcatcaatccagtggccattttgtTTTGAAACTTCCATCACAAAAGTGCACTACAAAACTGCTACCCAAACACAGTCTGGCTGCGCCGGAATTATTAAAGGGTACTACACTAAAATTATCTACATTTCTCAAATGGTaccctgatgtggtttaagcactTGTTGTCGACTTAGAAAATTAACAAAATGGGATGTTCTATGAAAAAAAAAGTGGCTTTTGAGAGCAAAAACCTGgcgaaaaacaaaacaaaaaaatgggTGAAATCAGTCTGTTTTTTTTTGCCTTGGTATTGTTTTGGTATCAAGTATTGTTTAAAACAAAAGTTATTCTGCCCTCTAGAGGACTTTGCAGAAAAGAACATTCGGCACTTTGAAAATCAGCAATAAACACAGATTTATAACAGTCTATTTTCTTTTTCAGTAAATCTATCCAAATCAGCATAAGAACACAAGGGCAGCTAATTTAAAAAGATGGCTAGTCATTATTAGCCTGCTTCTGTATGGAATGCAGGTGCATTATGGGACACAGGCATTATTGATTAACTTAGGTAGGACCAAATCATGTGCTGGTGCCACCAAGTGAAATAGTTAGTAGCGCCAGTGCCACCAGAGGAAAGAGTTAGAACCCTGCAGGTATGGTTCCAGCCCTACATAGAACATCAGCTCTTACCCAGGTAATGGAATACAGTGCAGGGCCACTGGAGAATGTGACAACACTGGTTACCGGTACTTCTTGACAGACAGCAttttgtgattattattttttgaccctgttggtcatctataaacgtttgaacatcttgaagaacgatctggccttaactGGCCATGtcctcttataatctccacctgggacagtcagaagaggactgccccccccccccccccacacacacacacacacacacacacatctaaatagtTGCACTTGGGGGAAAGAACATCTTAAAGTAGAAATATAATGAAAGAAACAGGCTttctatttttgctctattatagtggccacGACAGACATcgatcaagtgcacaaggctacGTGTGTGCAAAAATAACATTCAATGAGCAACAAAAAGTAtcagccttctagatggactgacttgtcagccttctagatggactgacttgtcagccttctagatggactgacttgtcagccttctagatggactgacttgtcagccttctagatggactgacttgtcagccttctagatggactgacttgtcagccttctagatggactgacttgtcagccttctagatggactgacttgtcagccttctagatggactgacttgtcagccttctagatggactgacttgtcagccttctagatggactgtctgtcagccttctagatggactgactgtcagccttctagatggactgactgtcagccttctagatggactgtctgtcagccttctagatggactgtctgtcagccttctagatggactgtctgtccgccttctagatggactgtctgtcagccttctagatggactgactgtcagccttctagatggactgtctgtcagccttctagatggactgactgtcagccttctagatggactgactgtcagccttctagatggactgactgtcagccttctagatggactgactgtcagccttctagatggactgactgtcagccttctagatggactgacttgtcagccttctagatggactgacttgtcagccttctagatggactgactgtcagccttctagatggactgactgtcagccttctagatggactgactgtcagccttctagatggactgaCTGTCAGCCTGATAATGGAAACCTCATCTATAGGAACTTTTCTCCAGAGGTGTTTTAACATTCTGTAGGCTATACCTGTTCCCTGTGAACACCTGTAATGGACAATCAATACAATTGAAAATTACTGGGCATGTGAGGTCTTACCATAGGCTGTGTTAGGTCTATAGTCTGGGCCAGGTGAGGTCTTACCGTAGGCTGTGTTAGGTCTATAGTCTGGGCCAGGTGAGGTCTTACCGTAGGCTGTGTTAGGTCTATAGTCTGGGCCAGGTGAGGTCTTACCATAGGTAAGCTGGGAccaggagactgaaaaatagcttctatctcaaggccatcagactgctaaacagccgtcactagcacagagaggctgctgcctacattgagacctaatcactggacactttaataaatggatcactggccactttaataatgtttacatatcttacattactcatgtcatatgtacatactgtattttataacatctactgcaccttgcctatacCGCTCggacatcgctcatccatatacttatatgcacatcttctcattcacccctttagatgtgtgtgtatgaggtggttgttggggaattgttagattacttgttagatattactgcagtgtcggatctagaagcacaagcattatgctacactcgcattaactaaccatgtgtatatgtgactaataaaatgtgattcgATTCTTACCGTAGGCTATGTTGGAGGTCAGGTAGCGCCGGATGCTCTTTAggttctctacctcctcctgctcctcctcggCTGTGATATCTTTGGGCTCAAAGTAGACCAGCTTCACCAGGGTGCCACCGATGTCCATCCCAAACCATGGGAAGGCTGTACAGACACAGAGACCAAACAGAAAGAGGAAACAAGTCTTTGTTAATCAAAATGTCAGCAACAGTACATACAAATAGAGCTGCTGCATAGAGACAGGTCTGGAAGTGATTAGGAGGGACGGTGAACAGCAAATCAAAATGTCAACAACACACTACACAATGAGTTATCATTGACAGCACTGGGGTTACTGCGCAATCCCAACTCATCTGTAAAGTTTGGCATCAaataacactacagtatatatattaaaaatgTGTCAACTGTTTCTTAAAAATGTCGGGGAATCGTGACACAAAAGCTTATTGAACGATTTTCTTGAAATACAACGCTAATAAATATGAGAATAACAGTAGACCGCTGTGTAAACACGGTGCTCCTCTAGGGCAGTGTGCACTGAGACGCCATCTTGTCTGTCTGCTGGAGAAACATACAGTCACATTGTAGAACTGGAAATGACAGGGTCGCATCTATTATGCTACCGTTAAACTAACATTAACAAAATAGGTTAAAACATTAAATATAATTTACTGGTTCGACATACGTGGCCTGATTTTTCCCAGGGAGTCAATCTTTTGCCTCGACGAATAGTTGGATGTAGATGTGCGTCGTTCGTCGGTAGTGGCACAACCCCCGGTCGTGGTCGTCTCCGTGTTGTTACCGTCTAATATAAAAATATTCGACTCGTCACTCCTTGAACACGACTGTTTCGGTGGAGCAGGCGCCGTTTCTTCGTTTTCCCCGGTCTCCGGTTCATTCTCGCCGTGGTGGCCATTCCGTTTTTCCATTGAATACAATTGAAGAATGACGTCTTGATATACAATTAGTATTAAATTCTGCGTTCCGACTGAGATAATATCTCAAGCTGACAAGATAGTTAAATGAAAATGGATCTGTTTTGGCTATAATTGAGTTAGTTTTTTTGATGTCATTTCGTTTTCACAACAAGATGATGCTGAAGAGTGACAGGAGCTCTGAGCCAATTCCTTCTAACCTAAACGTCCCTTCAACAACATGTTCCAGTCGGTCAAATTAACGTCAAAAAGtataatttttgttgttgttgttgttgcatttaaTCTAACTCTAAACCATTGTCATAACATTAACCTAATGATCCTGTTACGATAATTCGAAAAATTAATATgtgacattttattttttgtttttttacaaaagctggatcccttctagccatgaccgtTCTAGTCATGTCATTGGACAATATTGGTTCCGCGTTCAATAGAAGGTGGGGAGTACAGCGCCAAGAGTTTACGTTTAGGTCATTTAGCACAGTGGTTTACCAACCGTTTTCAGTTAATGTACCACCAAACTGATTTTTGCTttcccctcatgtgcattttaccaaaGGGCTCTGGTTTCATCAAGTACCCCCTAtagataggccaagtacccccaggaGTGCTAGGATCCActgatttagcagacactcttatgcagagcaacttacaggagcaattagggttaagtaccttgctcaagggcacagagaaATGTtacacctagtcagctcagggattcgaaccagcaacctttcagttattggcccaaccactaggttacctgcaaCCCTCGTAAAGATACATTTACAATGTACATTTATTTTCACAACCTCTTGAGAGGAATTTGGTGAATTGCTCACTGtttagacataatttatagaATAGATAAtgaaactcccatatctattgggtgaaataacacagtgtgacatcacagcagaaagatttcaggcctgttgccacgagaaaagggcaaccattgAAGAACGAACACTTATGGAAAATACaatgcatatttatttattttcccttttgcagtttaactatttgcacatcgttacaacactgtatatgacatttgaaatgcctctattcctttggaacttttgtgagtgtaatgtttactgttcatttcactTGTTCTGGCAATGTTACCATATGTTTTGGcacatattttatttaactaggcaagtaggtcaagaacaaaatcttatttacaacgatagcctaggaacagtgggttaactgccttgttcag from Oncorhynchus clarkii lewisi isolate Uvic-CL-2024 chromosome 25, UVic_Ocla_1.0, whole genome shotgun sequence encodes the following:
- the LOC139383456 gene encoding pantothenate kinase 2, mitochondrial, producing MEKRNGHHGENEPETGENEETAPAPPKQSCSRSDESNIFILDGNNTETTTTGGCATTDERRTSTSNYSSRQKIDSLGKIRPPFPWFGMDIGGTLVKLVYFEPKDITAEEEQEEVENLKSIRRYLTSNIAYGKTGIRDVHLEMKDLTICGRTGNLHFIRFPTQDLPAFLQMARNKHFSSLHTTLCATGGGAYKFEFDFRQMADLQLLKLDELDCLIRGVLYIDSVVSNPSECYYYENPTDPEHCVQKPFTLENPYPLLLVNIGSGVSILAVYSKNNYKRVTGTSLGGGTFLGLCCLLTGCSSFEEALEMASQGESTHVDKLVRDIYGGDYERFGLPGWAVASSFGNMVCKEKRESISKEDLARATLVSITNNIGSITRMVALNENIERVVFVGNFLRVNTLSMKLLAYAMDYWSKGQLKALFLRHEGYFGSVGALLELLDPS